Proteins encoded within one genomic window of bacterium:
- a CDS encoding ABC transporter permease: MIRFIIRRLIQFVPLLLIISLLAFLLIRLSGDPMSMYGVNSSMSAEDRARIITLHGWDKPKIVQYVYWLRDAVRGDWGNSLFTYQPVTTMILERLPNTLILMGTVYLVTLLVSIPLGIYSAIHQYSLADHLITGLAFFAFALPTFWLGLMCIMLFSVKFKQWGFPSLPAGGMYSLAKGPSVFEVFQHLIMPAFVLTIVSLATYVRYLRASILDVLRQEYIRTARAKGVGERRILWIHAFKNALITLVTLMTLDMSRIFSGALITEQVFAWPGMGRLFVDHATRADYPVLMGLVMAVSLLVMLFNLVADITYAYLDPRVRFG, from the coding sequence ATGATACGCTTCATTATTCGCCGATTGATACAATTCGTTCCCCTACTCCTCATCATCTCGCTGCTCGCCTTTCTCTTGATCCGGTTGAGCGGCGATCCGATGTCGATGTATGGGGTCAACTCCAGCATGTCGGCAGAAGATCGCGCGCGGATAATCACCCTTCACGGTTGGGATAAGCCGAAAATCGTCCAATATGTGTACTGGCTTCGCGATGCGGTGAGAGGCGATTGGGGCAATTCGTTGTTCACGTACCAGCCCGTCACCACCATGATCTTGGAACGGTTGCCAAATACGCTCATTTTGATGGGCACCGTGTATCTCGTCACCCTCCTCGTTTCAATTCCGCTGGGCATATATTCGGCAATTCATCAGTATTCTCTGGCGGATCACCTCATCACGGGGCTCGCCTTCTTCGCATTCGCCCTGCCGACCTTTTGGCTCGGGCTCATGTGCATTATGCTTTTTTCCGTCAAGTTCAAGCAATGGGGGTTCCCCTCTCTTCCGGCCGGCGGTATGTACAGCCTAGCGAAGGGACCGAGTGTCTTTGAGGTGTTCCAGCACTTAATCATGCCTGCCTTTGTGCTCACGATCGTTTCTCTCGCCACGTATGTGCGTTACTTACGCGCAAGCATCCTTGATGTGCTGCGCCAGGAGTATATTCGTACCGCCCGTGCCAAGGGTGTGGGCGAGAGGCGCATATTGTGGATCCATGCGTTCAAGAATGCCTTGATCACGTTAGTGACGCTCATGACCTTGGACATGTCCCGCATTTTTTCAGGGGCGCTCATTACTGAGCAGGTCTTTGCGTGGCCAGGCATGGGTCGGCTTTTCGTGGACCACGCGACCCGAGCAGATTATCCTGTCTTGATGGGCTTGGTGATGGCGGTTTCTCTCCTCGTGATGCTCTTTAACCTCGTTGCGGATATCACCTACGCGTATCTTGATCCTCGAGTGCGATTTGGTTAA
- a CDS encoding ABC transporter permease has product MQHSHEGYLVRSLRQLAWERFRRHRPALFGLSVLFIEISIAVLASFFVSQDLALRPQPTSILRTPSGMHFLGTDEAGRDVLARLIYASRLSLTVGFLAVAVALSVGTGLGAVAGYRGGWIDNLLMRFTDAMLSIPILFILIALTVFLGPSVRTIILAIGILSWMDLARIIRANFLSLREKEFVESARALGAPDLSILLRHLLPNTLGPIVVAGTLGVGNAMLAEAAVSYLGLGVQPPNPSWGNMLFNAQSYLWNAPWLALYPGCMILITVLSINFVGDGLRDALDPRMTVRD; this is encoded by the coding sequence ATGCAGCACTCCCACGAAGGCTACCTGGTTCGGAGCCTCCGACAACTCGCATGGGAGCGCTTTCGTCGCCACCGACCTGCGCTTTTCGGGCTCTCTGTGCTGTTCATCGAGATATCGATCGCGGTCCTTGCTTCGTTCTTCGTCTCTCAAGACCTGGCTCTTCGTCCTCAGCCGACGAGCATTTTGCGGACCCCTTCGGGAATGCATTTTCTAGGTACAGACGAGGCCGGCCGGGATGTCTTGGCCCGGCTTATTTATGCCAGCCGCCTCTCCCTCACCGTTGGCTTCCTGGCCGTGGCCGTCGCGCTTTCCGTCGGGACCGGTTTGGGAGCCGTTGCCGGCTATCGCGGCGGATGGATTGACAATCTCCTGATGCGGTTTACCGATGCCATGCTCAGCATTCCCATTCTGTTCATCCTCATCGCGCTAACCGTCTTTTTGGGTCCCAGCGTCCGGACGATTATCCTGGCCATTGGCATCCTCAGTTGGATGGATTTGGCGCGTATCATTCGCGCCAACTTCCTGTCATTACGGGAAAAAGAGTTCGTCGAGTCCGCCCGGGCGCTTGGGGCCCCGGACCTATCGATATTGCTCCGACACCTCCTTCCAAACACGCTCGGCCCCATTGTCGTCGCCGGGACGCTGGGCGTCGGCAATGCGATGTTGGCCGAGGCAGCCGTGAGCTATTTGGGACTCGGTGTGCAGCCGCCTAATCCAAGTTGGGGCAACATGCTTTTCAACGCGCAAAGTTACCTGTGGAACGCTCCGTGGTTGGCGCTGTATCCGGGTTGCATGATCCTGATCACGGTCTTGTCGATCAACTTCGTGGGTGATGGGTTGCGAGACGCCCTCGACCCGCGAATGACAGTACGGGATTGA